ATATCATTTGCAAAGATTATATCTATATCATTTGATGCATAATGTTGACCTAGAAATTGAAAATCTCCTTTCAAACCTACATCAGTTCCACCACAACCACAGAACAAAGAGACTGCTTTTAATTTACTCATATGTACGTAATAACTCTACTTGCGTGTAACAATTTTCATTAAAGTAAATATCTGCACCATTTCGAGGTACCATCTTTATACGATCTTGTTTGTATAAACCAACAGGATCTTGGATTATCCATAAAGTATAACTTTCATCAGAAAGTTGTAAACGATAAACAAAATATCTATCTCTATGCGATTCGGCTGCCGCCCACTCATTAGGCGTAAGATGAACCCGGTTAACAGTAAAATCCTTCAGGCTTACTGTAGTTTTAACTTCAATATGACGCATAGTTGAATCTAATTCTCGAGATAAAACATCATAACCAACAGCAAACTGCGTTGGCATATGACTTACTAATTTAGCTAAATCAGGCCGCCCATTATTTGATAGCCAAATTTTTTCATGGGCTAATGTTAAGGCTTCACCTTCGTCACCAATTTGCTTAGTAATAAAAGCTAATCGGTCAGAAGGGATACTAGTTTTTTTAGAAATTTTTTCTTCAAATGATTTGAGTAAAAGTTTGCTCGAATCATTTACAAAATGTATCCATTCTGATTTTAAAGACTCTAGTTGTTTCAGGGTATGTGATTTTTGATAGTATTTAAATATAGGTGCATGATCTTTAAAGTATGATAAAAACTCCTTTGCATCATCTCTAAAAAAGAATTTACCTTTATAATCCTTGAGCATCAATCCCGCCAATACACAATAGTCTAATATATCTAATGCATACCGTTTAATATCCCCAGCAGTATCATAATTAACTTCGTTTTTACGATTATACAAAATCCTACCAATAGTAGCTGAAATATCTTCGTGATCTCGTGTTACTCTAAGATCATTTAATACACAATGACAAAACTCCACATCAGTTATATACAAGTCTTCCTCAGAAATAGCTGATGAATTATAAAAACAAGCTAACCATAATAGAGGATGAAAATGAATATCTGAAATTATAATTTTTTCAATTTCATTATTTTTTAAAAAACCACCGGGATATTGAAATGTAGAAATAAATCTTAAAAAAAACTCTTTTAAATTAGTTGTATTTGCTAATTCTTTAGATAAATCAGTAGCAAAATTACAATTATTTTTGGTATTTACCATGCTAAATAATGCAGTAATCTCTGTTCGCCAGTTATTTAATGTTTTTAACGTAACTCCTTCATTGCCAGGAAAATCATTTATTGCTGACAATATTTTTTCTTTAAAAACTGATTCAGTTTCACCATCTAACTCAGCAATTGAAAATGACATATATCCTAAAACATTTTCAATATTAGATTTAAACCTTGGCCTTGGATGATGTAGCCTTTGATAAAATTTAGTTGGAATTTTGTACATTTATAATTTCTCCAATATTTTTTTTGCCAAAGCCTGTGCTAATATAGGTGGTACTGCATTCCCTACCTGTCTAAACTGTTCTGTTTTATTACCAATAAACTCGAACCTATCAGGAAATGACTGTAATCTAGCACATTCTCTTACTGTAGGGACTCTATTAGCATAATAATGAAAATGATGCCTATGCCCAGTGTCAATAGTTGGTGATGGAGCATGATCAGGGAATCGAGTCCAAGCAACATTAAAATTTCGACTATTTTTCAATTCTTCAGGTAAAGCTTTATAATTCTTCCCTGGGGGGACTAACTTAATAGTTTCTTTAACTTTTTCAGAATGATTTGCGGCAATGTGGTTAAGCACATGAGATGAATTAAATCTCATTAATTCTTGATAAGCATTTTGAATAGGAAGCGCATACTCTTGAATAGTTTCACCCAATTCATTTTCTAGAACAGGTAGGTCATGCAAAGCATCATATGTACTTATCATTTTTTTAAAAATCAAATCTTCCTGCTCTTTGTGCGTAGGCAAAGGGAAATCAAATTTTTCCATAGCTTTAGTTCCAATAAAAAACACTCGGCGTCGATGTTGAGGAACTCCATATTCAGAGGCTTTTAATACCTGGAAATTTACCGTATAGCCTAATGTTTCAAGGCTTTTAATTATTTCATCCTTAATTTTTCCTTTGAATAAGGAAATGATTCCAGGAACATTTTCAATCAGAACGTATTTAGGATTAAGTAAAGATACGATACGAATAAAAGACAGATATAACTGATTACGTGGGTCTTCTAGTTTTCGTGGCCCTGATAAGGATAATCCTTGACATGGTGGTCCTCCAATAACAACATCAATAGAACATCCATTTAGCTTATCTAATATTTGCTGATTAGAAATTTCACGGATATCACCAAGAATGGTTTTTGCATCTTTATGATTTAATTTGAAAGTTTTAAGGGCGGCTTTGTCGTGGTCTATACCTAAAACAGTTTTGAATCCCTCTTGTTCAAAACCATAGGAAAGACCTCCACAACCACAAAATAAATCAACAACATTTGGCATAATTTAACTTATAAATTAACAATAAATAGGCGAATGAATACTATGTTATATAGGTTTTTGAAGCAAATTGAGGATACTCAGAAAACAATATTTAAAGCTTTAAAATAACCCACGGTAGGTGCTCTAATAAAACCCTAGTGCTAGACTTTTACGGTGGTTAGGCTGCCCATCAATGCTCCTCAAAACGATTTTAAGACACGACCATCCCCCCTATAAAACAGCAAATCCACGCTGAAAGCTTATAACGGTTCAAGCGAGAAGGATGACAAATACCACCGCCTTCCGAGCATCAAATTTGATGAGACAATTTATTTTTTGGAAGGGTAAAATGGTTCTAATCCTGATTGTGTAGCCTGAATGATTTCTGCTTTTTTTTCAGTGAAATTATAACGCGAGTCCTCCTTAATTTCTTGTAGGCTAAATTGCATTTCTAAGATGTTCTGCACACACAATTGTGTTTTAAGTAATGACTCCATCATGACTTTCATCTTATCGATTTCAGGCTCGGGCTGCTTATTTTTATTTTGATGATATTCAAATGCTCGAATACCAATATTTATCATTTCAACGCACAATTTGGATATATTAGCATCCGCATGAGTGGCTCCATGATTTAATCGTTCATCAACCATCGATTTAATTTTATCAAGCGTCTTTTGTGGCAAATAAATATGTTGTTTAGGCATGTTGTTTTATTTCCAGAGATAAAAACCACCCACATCTGTGGGTTCGTGTTGAAAAATAGAGCACCCACATTAAACCCATAAAAGGCAAATATCAAGCTGTTACCTTAGCCCACAAAAAGCCCATTGCTAGAGCTAATACGATAATAATTAACAGAAAACCCACTAAAGTGGTCAAATTGGTGTCTATGACGCCCATCAAAGCGCCATATTTGTGGGCTTAGCACGCTATTTTTGTCAATTTTCACCGATTATTCTTCATTTAATCCCCTGATTTAAAATCAAATTCTAGCAAAATAAAATTTTGCGTAGGGTGTGGGAATTAACTTTCTGAGAAGCATTATTTAAATCCATGGTTAAGATTGGCTTGTAGATAATTAGCGATAAGCCATTTTTATTAAAATGGTTATTACGTATCGTTGGTTATTTTATATTTAATAAAAATATTGACCGTATTTTTCGATGTTCAAAATAAAAGAAGAACAATTTTAATTGTAATTACTGACCCAAATGAGTCAGTTCTCAGTCACCCCCTTAAAACGCGTTGTAACGCGTTCTGTTGAGTTTTATTTATCAGAGAATGAAGAGTCG
This sequence is a window from Providencia sneebia DSM 19967. Protein-coding genes within it:
- a CDS encoding protein NO VEIN domain-containing protein produces the protein MYKIPTKFYQRLHHPRPRFKSNIENVLGYMSFSIAELDGETESVFKEKILSAINDFPGNEGVTLKTLNNWRTEITALFSMVNTKNNCNFATDLSKELANTTNLKEFFLRFISTFQYPGGFLKNNEIEKIIISDIHFHPLLWLACFYNSSAISEEDLYITDVEFCHCVLNDLRVTRDHEDISATIGRILYNRKNEVNYDTAGDIKRYALDILDYCVLAGLMLKDYKGKFFFRDDAKEFLSYFKDHAPIFKYYQKSHTLKQLESLKSEWIHFVNDSSKLLLKSFEEKISKKTSIPSDRLAFITKQIGDEGEALTLAHEKIWLSNNGRPDLAKLVSHMPTQFAVGYDVLSRELDSTMRHIEVKTTVSLKDFTVNRVHLTPNEWAAAESHRDRYFVYRLQLSDESYTLWIIQDPVGLYKQDRIKMVPRNGADIYFNENCYTQVELLRTYE
- a CDS encoding DNA cytosine methyltransferase → MPNVVDLFCGCGGLSYGFEQEGFKTVLGIDHDKAALKTFKLNHKDAKTILGDIREISNQQILDKLNGCSIDVVIGGPPCQGLSLSGPRKLEDPRNQLYLSFIRIVSLLNPKYVLIENVPGIISLFKGKIKDEIIKSLETLGYTVNFQVLKASEYGVPQHRRRVFFIGTKAMEKFDFPLPTHKEQEDLIFKKMISTYDALHDLPVLENELGETIQEYALPIQNAYQELMRFNSSHVLNHIAANHSEKVKETIKLVPPGKNYKALPEELKNSRNFNVAWTRFPDHAPSPTIDTGHRHHFHYYANRVPTVRECARLQSFPDRFEFIGNKTEQFRQVGNAVPPILAQALAKKILEKL
- a CDS encoding relaxosome protein TraM — protein: MPKQHIYLPQKTLDKIKSMVDERLNHGATHADANISKLCVEMINIGIRAFEYHQNKNKQPEPEIDKMKVMMESLLKTQLCVQNILEMQFSLQEIKEDSRYNFTEKKAEIIQATQSGLEPFYPSKK